Proteins from one Triticum aestivum cultivar Chinese Spring chromosome 7A, IWGSC CS RefSeq v2.1, whole genome shotgun sequence genomic window:
- the LOC123151905 gene encoding multiprotein-bridging factor 1c: MPTGRMSGNITQDWEPVVLRRAKPKAADLKSAKAVNQALRTGAPVETVRKVAAGTNKKASAAAVAAPARKLDEMTEPAGLERVGGDVRAAIQKARVAKGWSQAELAKRISERAQVVQEYESGKAVPVQAVLAKMERALEVKLRGKAVGAPAPAGTK; the protein is encoded by the coding sequence ATGCCGACTGGTAGGATGAGCGGCAACATCACGCAGGACTGGGAGCCGGTGGTCCTGCGGCGGGCGAAGCCCAAGGCGGCCGACCTCAAGTCCGCCAAGGCGGTGAACCAGGCGCTGCGGACGGGCGCGCCGGTGGAGACGGTGCGCAAGGTGGCGGCGGGCACGAACAAGAAGGCCTCCGCCGCGGCCGTGGCGGCGCCCGCGAGGAAGCTGGACGAGATGACGGAGCCGGCGGGGCTGGAGCGCGTGGGCGGCGACGTGCGGGCGGCCATCCAGAAGGCGCGCGTGGCCAAAGGGTGGAGCCAGGCGGAGCTGGCCAAGCGCATCAGCGAGCGGGCGCAGGTGGTGCAGGAGTACGAGAGCGGCAAGGCCGTCCCCGTCCAGGCCGTGCTCGCCAAGATGGAGCGCGCGCTCGAGGTCAAGCTCCGGGGCAAGGCGGTTGGGGCGCCCGCGCCCGCCGGAACGAAGTGA
- the LOC123151906 gene encoding uncharacterized protein, translating into MLPAEAPYLPAGRYPRDPADLTYPSDLFGPAPQRLHDPSEQHQEVVVEGEVVAAAEEKQGIGSIFSSIDKHDDPALKAEASEPPILHWDDVCLSDSDDDLVDQLNLADLAGLALAHSDDDEEEGVTDGEETNCPGKKFPREKAKLIQTVWVRSDIKQNEEHRELCKMLLDLGHEWSALPPFPMKVFPHVIGACVLRGYCHHRIYRTHHTSTTKSTLGYREPNRMLQVFSLRLSSSASYPVSVYGIIAVRDSLEPLRNYVFNRPCRDDAVTIDQDSFILPLCSPCRGMYLRQDALLEVDLWVKEEGDGSADKQILSAYAEIESCPAYDEMLYGQIRHGLFSLDIGYISFTRSIEAVIEVFAKVDGPHHVRFGAFSSGFDHEIVLFDDTFSGTKMQFQHVVVVKAEEKLDVCLKLGESLFRWSFQDGHVGPVRIPDDSMSKYGQFDVRVFFAPKNSRPPK; encoded by the exons ATGTTACCAGCCGAGGCGCCATACCTTCCTGCAGGGCGCTACCCCCGTGATCCGGCCGACTTAACATACCCCTCCGACCTATTTGGTCCCGCGCCCCAGCGTCTCCACGATCCTAGCGAGCAGCatcaggaggtggtggtggagggggaggtggtggcggcagcggaggagaaGCAAGGGATCGGCTCCATCTTTTCCTCTATCGACAAACATGATGATCCGGCGCTCAAGGCCGAGG ctTCAGAGCCACCTATTCTTCACTGGGACGACGTCTGCCTATCCGACAGCGACGATGATTTAGTTGACCAGCTCAACTTGGCCGACTTGGCCGGCTTGGCCCTGGCGCACtctgacgacgatgaggaggaaggGGTGACAGACGGCGAGGAGACAAATTGCCCAG GGAAGAAATTTCCCAGGGAGAAAGCCAAACTGATACAGACGGTGTGGGTAAGGAGTGACATCAAACAGAACGAAGAACACAGAGAGCTGTGCAAGATGCTTCTAGATCTAGGACATGAGTGGTCTGCCCTTCCTCCTTTTCCTATGAAAGTATTCCCTCACGTAATAGGCGCATGCGTTTTGCGGGGATACTGTCACCACCGTATATACAGAACCCATCATACTTCCACCA CAAAATCAACTCTTGGATATCGCGAACCAAATCGGATGCTACAGGTATTCTCGCTGCGTTTGTCAAGCTCTGCATCATATCCTGTTAGTGTCTATGGAATAATCGCCGTTCGGGATTCCTTGGAGCCTCTGCGGAATTACGTGTTTAATCGTCCCTGCAGAGATGATGCTGTCACCATTGACCAG GATTCCTTTATCCTACCCCTTTGTAGCCCTTGTCGAGGAATGTACTTACGGCAGGATGCATTACTAGAAGTTGATCTGTGGGTAAAGGAGGAAGGGGATGGATCGGCTGACAAACAAATACTTTCTGCGTATGCTGAGATTGAGAGCTGCCCAGCTTATGATGAAATGCTATATGGACAGATTCGTCATGGCCTGTTCAGCTTGGACATAGGCTACATATCATTTACAAGAAGTATCGAGGCCGTAATAGAAGTCTTTGCAAAGGTTGATGGTCCTCATCATGTGAGATTTGGTGCTTTCAGCAGTGGCTTTGATCATGAGATTGTGTTGTTTGATGACACATTCTCTGGGACTAAGATGCAGTTTCAGCATGTAGTCGTGGTGAAAGCAGAGGAAAAATTGGATGTTTGCTTAAAGTTGGGGGAATCACTCTTTCGGTGGAGTTTCCAAGATGGACATGTTGGACCTGTTAGGATTCCTGATGACTCGATGTCAAAGTATGGCCAGTTTGATGTGAGGGTGTTCTTTGCTCCTAAGAACTCGCGACCACCGAAATAA